A single genomic interval of Desulfarculaceae bacterium harbors:
- a CDS encoding B12-binding domain-containing radical SAM protein: protein MARVLLINPQPGARGWGSGRDPLSLDDLLPHHGLAQIAAVLRGEGHEAGLLDLRLMADWDEARAAIAQAAPEVVGVTAFTQNAGEAARCLGLAAEAAPRALRLAGGIHFTMFPQEALEAGAHKVLRGEAEASLPRLIAAPDSFPEVSWGEPPDLGALPFAERELLPGYRRRQLYPVWSLTPPVVDMLTSRGCPWSCRFCCGPGEKNLYTRPSPHNPDKRIPYLRRRPVEHVMAELAGLWERYRFRGIIFNDDEFFIEADWLRGFCEAMHQAGYPRRKVGWWAACRADMICRRPELIAEMRRAGLKVISIGFESFSDPLLAWLGKGTSAAVNRKAAEICHALGLEIFANLILGVPREDGVWRREDDEAGLRAIREIRPAYFSPSFFSPVPGSPLYAWARESGLMLHQDRAQEGSRRPGRVILKGVDYPELERMLAPVQASYRRFWRPRLQHYLYRWRSRNLAQEEGSVGWSKP from the coding sequence ATGGCCCGGGTTCTGCTCATAAACCCCCAACCCGGCGCGCGAGGCTGGGGCTCGGGCCGCGACCCCCTCAGCCTGGACGACCTGTTGCCTCATCACGGCCTGGCCCAGATCGCCGCCGTGCTGCGCGGGGAGGGGCATGAGGCGGGTCTGCTGGACCTGCGCCTCATGGCAGATTGGGACGAGGCCCGCGCGGCCATCGCGCAAGCCGCCCCCGAGGTGGTGGGGGTCACCGCCTTCACCCAGAACGCCGGCGAGGCGGCCCGCTGCCTGGGCCTGGCCGCCGAGGCCGCGCCCCGGGCCCTGCGCCTGGCAGGGGGCATCCACTTCACCATGTTCCCCCAGGAGGCCCTGGAGGCCGGGGCTCACAAGGTTTTGCGCGGCGAGGCCGAGGCCAGCCTGCCCCGGCTCATCGCCGCGCCGGATAGCTTCCCCGAGGTTAGCTGGGGCGAGCCCCCGGACCTGGGCGCCCTGCCCTTTGCCGAGAGGGAGCTGCTGCCCGGCTACCGCCGCCGCCAGCTCTACCCGGTGTGGAGCCTGACCCCGCCGGTGGTGGACATGCTCACCAGCCGGGGTTGCCCCTGGAGTTGCCGCTTTTGCTGCGGGCCGGGCGAGAAGAACCTCTACACCCGGCCCTCTCCTCACAACCCGGACAAGCGCATCCCTTATCTGCGCCGCCGCCCGGTGGAGCACGTGATGGCCGAGCTGGCCGGGCTTTGGGAACGCTACCGTTTCCGGGGGATCATCTTCAACGACGACGAGTTTTTCATCGAGGCGGATTGGCTGCGAGGCTTTTGCGAGGCCATGCACCAGGCGGGCTACCCGCGCCGCAAGGTGGGCTGGTGGGCCGCCTGCCGGGCGGACATGATCTGCCGGCGCCCCGAACTCATCGCCGAGATGCGACGGGCCGGGCTCAAGGTGATCAGCATTGGCTTCGAGTCTTTCAGCGACCCGCTGCTGGCCTGGCTGGGCAAGGGCACCAGCGCGGCGGTTAACCGCAAGGCGGCCGAGATCTGCCACGCCCTGGGCTTGGAGATCTTCGCCAACCTGATCCTGGGGGTGCCTCGCGAGGACGGCGTGTGGCGGCGCGAGGACGACGAGGCCGGGCTCCGGGCGATCAGGGAAATCCGGCCAGCGTATTTCTCCCCCTCCTTCTTCAGCCCGGTGCCCGGCTCGCCGCTGTACGCCTGGGCCCGTGAGTCTGGGCTCATGCTGCACCAGGACCGCGCCCAGGAAGGCAGCCGCAGGCCGGGGCGGGTTATCCTAAAGGGGGTAGACTACCCCGAGCTGGAGAGGATGCTGGCCCCGGTGCAAGCCAGCTACCGCCGCTTCTGGCGGCCCCGGCTGCAACACTATCTTTACCGCTGGCGTTCGCGAAACCTGGCCCAAGAGGAAGGGAGCGTAGGTTGGAGCAAGCCCTGA
- a CDS encoding glycosyltransferase, which produces MIYYFLPTAGIAGGVKVGCQFMEMLISLGAPGVVATPKGDAPAWFPCAVPVMKQGEALERITPRDWAFITWPPDLELVGETGCRLACHVQGVTNMSRIFGDPRITLLTCWEDADRVAREDYGRDTVPVGISVSPCFFAPGPAKLDNEAAYMPRRGLEIATRAARSLSKLNWRPLDGLNEGKLCAYLQQAGVYLATSLGEDFGLPALEAMAAGCLVASVPVKGGSEYLRDGYNCLLDEPGPLLGRLEEMMQPSRAGERQLMRLRARATAYAYHPYAQKARLASLLEGPLRELTA; this is translated from the coding sequence GTGATCTATTACTTCCTGCCCACCGCGGGCATCGCCGGCGGGGTGAAGGTCGGCTGCCAGTTCATGGAGATGCTCATCTCCCTGGGCGCGCCCGGGGTGGTGGCCACGCCAAAGGGAGACGCTCCCGCCTGGTTCCCTTGCGCCGTGCCGGTAATGAAGCAAGGGGAAGCTCTGGAACGCATCACACCCCGCGATTGGGCCTTCATCACCTGGCCCCCGGACCTAGAGTTGGTGGGCGAAACCGGATGCCGCCTTGCCTGCCATGTGCAGGGCGTGACCAACATGAGCCGGATCTTCGGGGACCCGCGCATCACCCTGCTCACCTGCTGGGAGGACGCCGACCGCGTGGCCCGCGAGGACTACGGCCGCGATACCGTGCCCGTGGGCATCAGCGTGTCGCCCTGCTTCTTTGCCCCGGGCCCGGCCAAGCTGGACAACGAGGCGGCCTACATGCCCCGGCGCGGCCTGGAGATCGCCACCCGGGCGGCGCGCTCCCTGAGCAAGCTGAACTGGCGGCCCCTGGACGGCCTGAACGAAGGGAAGCTCTGCGCATATCTTCAGCAGGCCGGGGTGTATCTGGCCACCTCGCTGGGCGAGGACTTCGGCTTGCCCGCCCTGGAGGCCATGGCCGCCGGGTGCCTGGTGGCCTCGGTGCCGGTGAAGGGCGGCAGCGAATACCTGCGCGACGGCTACAACTGTCTGCTGGACGAGCCCGGCCCCCTGCTGGGGCGCCTGGAAGAGATGATGCAGCCCAGCCGGGCCGGAGAGCGGCAGCTGATGCGCCTCCGGGCGCGGGCCACGGCCTATGCCTATCACCCCTACGCCCAAAAGGCGCGCCTGGCCTCTTTGCTTGAAGGACCTTTGCGGGAGCTGACGGCTTGA
- a CDS encoding DMT family transporter, with protein sequence MLAYCILFALVAATVRLFSQSLSSPEIVFFRTTVIFLAMLVWHRRGLRNMKTHRLGMHLARAVAATLATLALFHAFTVIPIAEATAITFTAPLFTTIGAMIFFKEKPRASRLLATAVSFAGMIIILRPGSHIFDPGSLYALAGALLIAVNLLLISSLAKTESANAIVLYNAMLMTPMSLAVALFFWQAPSWAELAGLLLLGALATGLQHSVTRAFGQGQTTAILPLDFTRLIFAALLGWFLFDEAIGPWVLLGGALIFVSTVTLMRHEAKPLGGRH encoded by the coding sequence ATGCTGGCCTATTGCATCCTGTTCGCCCTGGTGGCGGCCACGGTGCGCCTGTTCTCCCAGAGCCTCAGCTCGCCGGAGATCGTGTTCTTCCGCACAACGGTCATCTTCCTGGCCATGCTGGTCTGGCACCGCCGGGGCCTGCGCAACATGAAGACCCACCGCCTGGGCATGCACCTGGCCCGGGCCGTGGCCGCCACCCTCGCCACCCTGGCCCTGTTCCACGCCTTCACCGTGATCCCCATTGCCGAGGCCACGGCCATCACCTTCACCGCGCCGCTGTTCACCACCATCGGCGCGATGATCTTTTTCAAGGAAAAGCCGCGCGCCTCGCGGCTGCTGGCCACGGCGGTCAGCTTCGCGGGCATGATCATCATCCTGCGGCCGGGGAGCCACATCTTCGACCCCGGCTCGCTCTACGCCCTGGCCGGAGCATTGTTGATCGCGGTGAACCTGCTCCTGATCAGCTCCCTGGCCAAGACCGAGTCGGCCAACGCCATCGTGCTCTACAACGCCATGCTCATGACCCCCATGTCCCTGGCCGTGGCGCTATTTTTCTGGCAAGCCCCCAGCTGGGCCGAGCTGGCAGGCCTTCTGCTCCTGGGCGCCCTGGCCACCGGGCTGCAGCACTCGGTCACCCGCGCCTTCGGCCAGGGCCAAACCACGGCCATCCTGCCCCTGGACTTCACCCGCCTCATCTTTGCCGCCCTGTTGGGCTGGTTCCTCTTCGACGAGGCCATCGGCCCCTGGGTGCTCCTGGGCGGGGCCCTGATCTTCGTGTCCACGGTCACCCTGATGCGCCACGAGGCCAAGCCCCTGGGCGGCCGCCACTAG
- a CDS encoding alcohol dehydrogenase catalytic domain-containing protein, with product MKAVVCSRQHGLRFTEVPTPTAGPNEVVVRVADTGVCGSDISFIKKGFFEEGYILGHEISAVIHEVGQGVEGWQPGQRVMMRPTFCGGCEACLSGKPHFCSEYRRLLGVRDLPGGFAEYVRVLPGMLIPIPDGVDSRNAALAEMFASSYHGLNCSGATGGSALVMGGGPIGLAMVALLKLHGFGPILLSEPVEAKRELGLKFGAERAVDPISDNLGYNVFDLTDNRGFDAIFECSGIASNVPLALDFIAVQGRITVVSVISDFARIPMRRLTFTEAKLTASISNTHEENKQILAWMAEGKLDGRPMISELIGLEELPEVFEQRILAGKSIKTLLKIGPEF from the coding sequence ATGAAAGCAGTAGTCTGTTCCCGCCAGCACGGCCTGCGCTTCACCGAGGTGCCCACGCCCACCGCCGGGCCGAACGAGGTGGTGGTGCGGGTGGCCGACACCGGAGTCTGCGGCTCGGACATATCCTTCATCAAGAAGGGTTTCTTCGAGGAAGGCTATATCCTGGGGCACGAGATCAGCGCGGTGATCCACGAGGTGGGGCAAGGCGTCGAAGGCTGGCAGCCCGGCCAGCGGGTGATGATGCGCCCCACCTTTTGCGGCGGCTGCGAGGCCTGCCTGAGCGGCAAGCCCCACTTCTGCTCCGAGTACCGCCGCCTGCTGGGGGTGCGCGATCTGCCCGGCGGCTTTGCCGAGTACGTGCGGGTGTTGCCGGGGATGCTCATCCCCATCCCCGACGGGGTGGACTCGCGCAACGCGGCCCTGGCCGAGATGTTCGCCTCGTCCTACCACGGCCTTAACTGCTCCGGGGCCACCGGTGGCTCGGCCTTGGTCATGGGCGGGGGGCCCATAGGCCTGGCCATGGTGGCTCTGCTCAAGCTGCACGGCTTCGGGCCCATCCTGCTCAGCGAGCCGGTGGAGGCCAAGCGCGAGCTGGGCCTGAAGTTCGGGGCTGAGCGCGCGGTGGACCCAATCAGCGACAACCTGGGTTACAACGTCTTCGACCTGACCGACAACCGGGGATTCGACGCCATCTTCGAGTGCTCGGGCATTGCCAGCAACGTGCCCCTGGCCCTGGACTTCATAGCCGTGCAGGGGCGCATCACCGTGGTCAGCGTGATCAGCGATTTCGCGCGCATCCCCATGCGGCGGCTCACTTTCACCGAGGCCAAGCTCACCGCCAGCATCTCCAACACCCACGAGGAGAACAAGCAGATCCTGGCGTGGATGGCCGAGGGTAAGCTGGACGGGCGGCCCATGATCAGCGAACTCATCGGCCTGGAGGAGTTGCCCGAAGTGTTCGAGCAACGCATCCTGGCCGGCAAAAGCATCAAGACCTTGCTCAAGATCGGGCCCGAGTTTTAG
- a CDS encoding ABC transporter ATP-binding protein/permease: protein MNQLPHKEPSEEMISLGGLGVSRGLVVWLLFLTLALALLEGMGLGMLLPVLAYMRGGGLPASGPLGDLLQGALGWLTAWGRGWDLAGLLVITLGVIVLRYFVNYLRDVRLMRMQLSITRLLREKLVAALVRSDLGYLLSRRSGELLSTLTLETDRAGQSASAQVSIITSLILIAVYLAILLMISPLLTVCTFPILGLVALVMRWQSKKARALTEAVSEQNLRLGDQAAELLGGMARIKMRNQEAETERRLSETVGRIFQGMYRLDRMRLGVEISAHPLMAAAGLLVILLAVVAADLDLAATGVFLFVLVRMAPQVSLLINLWALRNACLASLRRVSGLLAMADEQREHLGGERETPAPGESIEFEDVWFAYPGQEGRGFALQGIGCRIPANSLTAVVGRSGAGKTTLVSLISAYRLPSRGRVLLDGHPLESYRLAALRKGMAFVDQVPFFFNDTIRENLNFGVEPPLDDAALKRVLVDSGSWEFVSHLDQGLDTLVGERGSRLSQGQKQRLAIAHALAVNARVLVLDEPTSALDQASEQIIARTVRELASRMTVIVIAHRLETVRRADNILVLEDGRLVAQGGHESLLAQSPQYNELFGSR, encoded by the coding sequence ATGAACCAACTCCCGCACAAAGAGCCTTCCGAGGAGATGATCAGCCTGGGCGGTCTGGGCGTGAGCCGGGGGTTGGTGGTGTGGCTGCTCTTTCTCACCCTGGCCCTGGCGCTGCTGGAGGGCATGGGCCTGGGGATGCTCCTGCCGGTGCTGGCCTACATGCGCGGGGGCGGGCTGCCCGCGTCGGGTCCCCTGGGCGATCTGCTGCAAGGCGCCTTGGGGTGGCTGACCGCCTGGGGCCGGGGCTGGGACTTGGCCGGGCTCCTGGTGATCACCCTGGGGGTCATCGTCCTGCGCTACTTCGTCAACTACCTGCGCGACGTGCGGCTCATGCGCATGCAGCTTTCCATCACCCGTCTGCTGCGCGAGAAGCTGGTGGCCGCCCTGGTGCGCTCGGACCTGGGCTACCTGCTGTCGCGGCGCAGCGGGGAGCTGCTCTCCACCCTGACCTTGGAGACCGACCGGGCCGGGCAATCGGCCTCGGCCCAGGTGAGCATCATCACCTCCCTGATCCTCATCGCGGTGTACCTCGCCATTCTCTTGATGATCTCGCCCCTGCTCACCGTGTGCACCTTCCCCATCCTGGGCCTGGTGGCCCTGGTTATGCGCTGGCAGAGCAAGAAGGCCCGCGCCCTCACCGAGGCGGTGAGCGAGCAGAACCTGCGCCTGGGCGACCAGGCCGCGGAGCTCTTGGGAGGCATGGCCCGCATCAAGATGCGCAACCAGGAGGCCGAGACCGAGCGCAGGCTCTCGGAAACGGTGGGGCGCATCTTCCAGGGCATGTACCGCCTGGACCGCATGCGCCTGGGCGTGGAGATTTCGGCCCACCCCCTCATGGCCGCGGCCGGGCTGCTGGTCATCCTCTTGGCCGTGGTGGCCGCGGACCTGGACCTGGCCGCCACCGGGGTGTTCCTGTTCGTGCTGGTGCGCATGGCCCCCCAGGTCTCTCTGCTGATCAACCTCTGGGCCCTGCGCAACGCCTGCCTGGCCAGCCTGCGCCGGGTGAGCGGTTTGTTGGCCATGGCCGACGAGCAGCGTGAGCACCTGGGAGGCGAGCGCGAAACGCCGGCCCCGGGCGAGAGCATCGAGTTCGAGGACGTCTGGTTCGCCTATCCCGGACAAGAGGGGCGGGGCTTTGCCTTGCAGGGAATCGGCTGCCGCATCCCGGCCAACAGCCTCACCGCCGTGGTGGGGCGCTCGGGCGCGGGCAAGACCACCCTGGTCAGCCTGATCAGCGCCTATCGCCTGCCCAGCCGGGGCCGGGTGCTCCTGGACGGGCACCCCCTGGAGAGCTACCGCCTGGCCGCCCTGCGCAAGGGCATGGCCTTCGTGGATCAGGTGCCGTTCTTCTTCAACGACACCATCCGCGAGAACCTCAATTTCGGGGTGGAGCCGCCCCTGGATGACGCCGCCTTGAAGCGGGTGCTCGTCGACAGCGGGAGCTGGGAGTTCGTCAGCCACCTGGACCAAGGCCTGGACACCCTGGTGGGCGAGCGCGGCTCGCGGCTATCCCAGGGCCAGAAGCAACGCTTGGCCATCGCCCACGCCCTGGCCGTGAACGCCCGGGTGCTCGTCCTGGACGAGCCCACCAGCGCCCTGGACCAGGCCTCGGAGCAGATCATCGCCCGCACGGTGCGCGAGCTGGCCTCGCGCATGACGGTGATCGTCATCGCCCACCGCCTTGAAACGGTGCGCCGGGCGGACAATATCCTGGTGCTGGAAGACGGCAGGCTGGTGGCCCAAGGCGGCCACGAGTCGCTCCTGGCCCAGAGCCCCCAATACAACGAGCTGTTCGGAAGCCGCTGA
- a CDS encoding glycosyltransferase family 2 protein, with amino-acid sequence MKLSVIIVTYNSAEVIADCLEALGPWKDAALVVDNASSDQSAILAQKAGARVLGMPANLGFARAVNQGARATDSEYLCLLNPDCLARPELFEMGLEALRQGGKIIAAPALDDHGRRVPGRQPGYSRWKLAHDLMVLGWPWPRRLEWMRRLPGYQNESWQWAHGACLFVRRDLFFELGGLPTAYFMYMEDVELGLRLHQAGGRVVELPYTLPHLTAQGSRVTTARRRWLLARGRLKFAARHYGAFFAVAMGLITLPGMWAKGVLK; translated from the coding sequence GTGAAGCTGAGCGTTATCATCGTGACCTACAACTCGGCCGAAGTGATCGCCGATTGCCTGGAAGCGCTGGGCCCCTGGAAGGACGCGGCCCTGGTGGTGGACAATGCCTCCAGCGACCAGAGCGCGATCTTGGCCCAGAAGGCGGGGGCGCGGGTTCTCGGGATGCCCGCCAATCTGGGCTTTGCCCGCGCGGTGAACCAGGGTGCGCGGGCGACGGACAGCGAATACCTGTGCCTGCTCAACCCGGACTGCCTGGCCCGGCCCGAGCTTTTCGAAATGGGCCTGGAGGCGCTGCGCCAGGGCGGCAAGATCATCGCCGCCCCGGCCCTGGACGACCACGGCCGGCGGGTGCCCGGCCGCCAGCCCGGCTACAGCCGCTGGAAGCTTGCCCACGACCTCATGGTGCTGGGCTGGCCCTGGCCCCGGAGGCTGGAGTGGATGCGCCGTTTGCCGGGCTATCAGAACGAGTCCTGGCAATGGGCCCATGGGGCCTGCCTGTTCGTGCGAAGAGATTTGTTTTTCGAGCTGGGGGGGTTGCCCACCGCCTACTTCATGTACATGGAGGATGTGGAGCTGGGCCTCCGACTGCACCAGGCCGGCGGCCGCGTGGTCGAGCTGCCCTACACCCTGCCCCACCTCACCGCACAAGGCTCCCGCGTGACCACCGCCCGCCGCCGCTGGCTCCTGGCCCGGGGGCGGCTCAAGTTCGCGGCCCGGCACTACGGCGCGTTTTTCGCCGTGGCCATGGGGCTCATCACCCTGCCCGGCATGTGGGCCAAGGGGGTGCTCAAGTGA
- a CDS encoding glycosyltransferase family 2 protein: MEQALITAIIPSRGLLPLLEHCLIALHRSLAVAGVASAHAVVVDNASHPPLPPKRIAEAGAELIRLDAHHSFANANNLAAQGYPARFYLMLNNDVLLHEQAIAEMLERLERRPQAGICGARMVFPDGSLQHVGVVFGPGKVGPYHLLRTKPSHCMPRLEREFQAVTGGCMMVRGELWEQLGGLDEDYPFGLEDIDFCLRARQAGWRIFCCQGAESLHFESQTPGRSAKDVPSRRLFMSRWQGRYTLDG, encoded by the coding sequence TTGGAGCAAGCCCTGATCACCGCGATCATCCCTTCCCGGGGCCTGCTGCCCCTGCTGGAGCACTGCCTCATCGCCCTGCACCGCTCCCTGGCGGTGGCCGGGGTGGCCTCGGCCCATGCGGTGGTGGTGGACAACGCCAGCCACCCGCCCCTGCCGCCCAAGCGCATCGCCGAGGCCGGGGCCGAGCTCATCCGCCTGGACGCGCACCACTCCTTTGCCAACGCCAACAACCTGGCCGCCCAGGGCTATCCCGCCCGCTTCTACCTGATGCTCAACAACGACGTGCTGCTCCACGAGCAGGCCATTGCGGAAATGCTGGAGCGGCTGGAGCGGCGGCCCCAGGCGGGCATCTGCGGGGCGCGCATGGTTTTCCCCGACGGCAGCCTGCAACACGTGGGCGTGGTGTTCGGGCCGGGCAAGGTGGGGCCCTATCATCTGCTGCGCACCAAGCCCAGCCATTGCATGCCCCGCCTGGAGCGCGAGTTCCAGGCGGTCACCGGCGGCTGCATGATGGTGCGCGGCGAGCTGTGGGAGCAGCTCGGCGGCCTGGACGAGGACTATCCCTTCGGCCTGGAAGACATAGATTTCTGCCTGCGGGCGCGGCAGGCGGGCTGGCGCATATTCTGCTGCCAGGGCGCCGAGTCGCTGCACTTCGAGTCGCAGACCCCGGGGCGCAGCGCCAAGGACGTGCCCAGCCGCCGCCTGTTCATGTCCCGCTGGCAGGGACGCTACACCCTGGACGGATGA
- a CDS encoding SDR family oxidoreductase yields MSEPKGVALISGAASNIGLACARVFARDHLVVLADLQDASEQAAAIGNGALAVQGDVTKPEDCARWVALARERGPLKALVHSAGITKPAKSIEQTSLEEWESVIRVNLTGAFNLCRAAIPALRAAGPGAAMVLVSSRAAKTGFAALGANPGATKAHYCASKAGVISLTKSLAVELSLDGIRVNCVAPGPIEGEMIPSAQWEAVAAKVPLKRLGKPEEIAEAAHFLCSENAAFITGHTLDVNGGTLMD; encoded by the coding sequence ATGAGCGAGCCAAAAGGCGTGGCCCTGATCAGCGGCGCGGCCAGCAACATCGGCCTGGCCTGCGCCCGGGTGTTTGCCCGCGATCATCTGGTGGTCCTGGCCGACCTGCAGGACGCTTCCGAGCAGGCCGCGGCCATCGGCAACGGCGCGCTGGCCGTGCAAGGCGACGTGACCAAGCCCGAGGACTGCGCCCGCTGGGTGGCCCTGGCCCGGGAGCGCGGGCCGCTCAAGGCCCTGGTGCATTCGGCGGGCATCACCAAGCCGGCCAAGTCCATCGAACAGACCAGCCTGGAAGAGTGGGAGAGCGTGATCCGGGTGAACCTCACCGGCGCGTTCAACCTGTGCCGCGCGGCCATACCGGCCCTGCGCGCCGCCGGGCCGGGCGCGGCCATGGTGCTGGTCAGCTCGCGGGCGGCCAAGACCGGGTTCGCGGCCCTGGGGGCCAACCCCGGAGCCACCAAGGCCCACTACTGCGCCTCCAAGGCCGGGGTGATCTCGCTCACCAAGTCCCTGGCCGTGGAGCTGTCTTTGGACGGCATCCGGGTAAACTGCGTGGCTCCCGGCCCCATCGAGGGCGAGATGATACCCTCGGCCCAGTGGGAGGCGGTGGCCGCCAAGGTGCCGCTCAAGCGCCTGGGCAAGCCCGAGGAGATCGCCGAGGCCGCCCATTTCCTATGCTCGGAGAATGCCGCCTTCATCACCGGCCACACCCTGGACGTGAACGGCGGCACCCTGATGGACTAG
- a CDS encoding alcohol dehydrogenase catalytic domain-containing protein: MLAVVKDLPQAQRVAVMEVPSPEFKPGWVLVRVELAGICGSDLHAYHWTPDYQERFAGMLPAILGHEYTGIVEELGPGAEGVSIGDRVVSRTPISCGRCPSCLAGQEAICDHRQLLGVHYSGAMAQYVAVPARNCHVLPTGYPAELAVLSEPISIAFNAVLKAGGLQGRNVAIIGPGPLGYLTALLAELGGASRVFVLGLPQDEERLAIFRSNLARVHVATSLEELQGLITEQTKGRGADAVFEVSGAPMGLDLGLRMVRKRGLVVVLGIVAAEARVNTNLAVRTETAIIGSPAAPERTWSRLLDYLAQLPAADQDRFVKAIGETLPLSQAVEAFQRLAAGQGFKTVLRP; the protein is encoded by the coding sequence ATGCTCGCGGTGGTCAAGGACCTGCCCCAGGCCCAGCGCGTCGCGGTGATGGAGGTGCCCTCGCCCGAGTTTAAGCCCGGCTGGGTGCTGGTGCGGGTGGAGCTGGCCGGCATCTGCGGCAGCGATCTGCACGCCTATCACTGGACCCCGGATTATCAGGAGCGCTTCGCGGGCATGTTGCCCGCCATCCTGGGCCACGAGTACACCGGCATCGTGGAGGAGCTGGGCCCCGGCGCGGAGGGCGTGTCCATTGGCGACCGGGTGGTCTCGCGCACCCCCATCTCCTGCGGCCGCTGCCCCTCTTGTCTGGCCGGGCAAGAGGCCATCTGCGACCACCGCCAACTCCTGGGGGTGCACTACTCCGGGGCCATGGCCCAGTACGTGGCCGTGCCCGCGCGCAACTGCCATGTGCTGCCAACCGGCTATCCGGCGGAACTGGCCGTATTGTCCGAGCCCATATCCATTGCCTTCAACGCGGTGCTCAAGGCGGGCGGCCTGCAAGGGCGCAATGTGGCCATCATAGGCCCCGGCCCCCTGGGCTACCTAACCGCCCTGCTGGCCGAGCTGGGTGGGGCCTCCCGCGTCTTCGTCCTCGGTCTGCCCCAAGACGAAGAACGCCTGGCCATCTTCCGGTCCAACCTGGCCCGGGTCCACGTTGCCACCAGCCTGGAAGAGCTGCAAGGGCTCATCACGGAGCAGACCAAGGGCCGGGGCGCGGATGCGGTGTTCGAGGTAAGCGGCGCGCCAATGGGCCTGGACCTGGGCCTGCGCATGGTGCGCAAGCGGGGCCTGGTGGTGGTTCTGGGCATCGTGGCCGCTGAGGCGCGGGTGAACACCAATCTGGCGGTGCGCACCGAGACGGCCATCATCGGCAGCCCGGCCGCGCCGGAGCGCACCTGGAGCCGCCTGCTGGATTACCTGGCCCAGCTCCCGGCCGCCGACCAGGACCGCTTCGTAAAGGCCATCGGCGAGACCCTGCCCCTGTCCCAGGCGGTGGAGGCCTTCCAGCGCCTGGCCGCGGGCCAGGGCTTCAAGACGGTGCTCCGGCCCTGA
- a CDS encoding glycosyltransferase family 2 protein, with translation MAQPKITGIVHTRDSAETLEAALASLAWVDELMVVDMASSDHSVEIARRHGAVVHQVEVAPRIDGVRNRFTAQASGDWVLVLDSDEYLSDDAPELVRGLIAEKGDRYDAFALPRYNYLGDQVMLGGGRHPDYQVRLFRKGMVLWPDAHHTPPQVTSGPGRLYEVIPGQGPHIHHRNYRDLRQLIARQLDYALSDVYPGDPASFDFAAYLARAQEQMAMRSDPDTDGDISKAMALVMAWDAIMRGLIHWDSLEPRPALNLPEALPQGTATMPGWQIRLRRFLGRHLALRHLLKAVQVRLSALLPKKG, from the coding sequence ATGGCCCAGCCCAAGATCACCGGTATCGTGCACACCCGCGACTCGGCCGAAACCCTGGAGGCGGCCCTGGCCAGCCTGGCCTGGGTGGACGAGCTGATGGTGGTGGACATGGCCAGCAGCGACCACAGCGTGGAGATCGCCCGCCGCCACGGCGCGGTGGTGCACCAGGTGGAGGTGGCCCCGCGTATCGACGGGGTGCGCAACCGCTTCACGGCCCAGGCCTCGGGGGACTGGGTGCTGGTGCTGGATTCCGACGAGTATCTCTCGGACGACGCGCCCGAGCTGGTGCGCGGGCTCATCGCCGAAAAGGGCGACAGATACGATGCCTTCGCCCTGCCCCGCTACAACTACCTGGGCGACCAGGTCATGCTGGGCGGGGGTCGCCACCCGGACTACCAGGTGCGCCTGTTCAGAAAAGGCATGGTGCTCTGGCCCGACGCCCACCACACCCCGCCGCAGGTCACCAGCGGCCCGGGGCGCTTGTACGAGGTGATCCCCGGCCAGGGGCCGCACATCCATCACCGCAACTACCGCGACCTGCGCCAGCTCATCGCTCGGCAGCTCGACTACGCCCTGAGCGACGTGTACCCCGGCGACCCGGCCAGCTTCGACTTCGCGGCCTACCTGGCCCGGGCCCAGGAGCAGATGGCCATGCGCTCCGACCCGGACACCGACGGCGATATCTCCAAGGCCATGGCTTTGGTCATGGCCTGGGACGCGATCATGCGCGGGCTGATCCACTGGGACTCCCTGGAACCCCGCCCGGCCCTTAACCTGCCCGAGGCCCTTCCCCAGGGCACCGCCACCATGCCCGGCTGGCAGATCCGCCTGCGCCGCTTCCTGGGCCGCCACCTGGCCCTTCGGCATCTGCTCAAGGCGGTGCAGGTGCGCCTCAGCGCCCTGTTGCCCAAGAAAGGCTGA